The Moorena producens PAL-8-15-08-1 genomic interval GTGAAGGTGATCCGCTGTCGGTCTGAGGAAATGTCCCAAGATTCAGCTAGTCCTGGCTCCAACTTCCCTGTCATGCCATTCTGAGTCAGTAATCCTTCGTATATATAACCAAACACACCGTAGATAGAGCTATTAACAATATAGTTAAAGCTAGTTGGGTCACTAGGAGTAGCTAAAACTAGTTGAGAGACCTGAGCTGCCTGAGTCTTAAACTGGTTCGGATGGCAACCTGTAAGGGTCAATAGACAAAATAGCGCCAGCGCAACAGCTAGACCCAGGGGTCGTAAGACGTGTTGAAAAGGGAGGAGTGTGGGGAGAGGAGGAAGGGAAGAATTAGTTTTGGATAAGAGGATATCTTTAAATACATTTTTAATCATTGTCTTGATGCAGTCGCAAATGGTAACGGTATCGGTATTAAAATTTATATAGCAAAGGGAATAGGGAATAGGGAATAGGGAATAGGGAATAGGGAATAGGGAATAGGGAATAGGGAATAGGGAAATCCTAAATCAAAAGTTATCACAGATTTATGATTTCTCTAGTAATTTCATGGCTATAACCATAACGTGATCATCAACAAACGGGATCAACAAACCGGATGCGCGAGCATCGAGCTATTACGGTAAAGCATACCCGATATTCATAAAACAAATGCGAACGCATACATCAGCTTTGGATACTTAAAGCACAGATTTGCGATAGTATCCAAGGGAGTGTCATGGCCGAAACAGTAGAGTCAAGCAACCTAGACAATACCAATAAATTGGGGTTTTGTGATGCCCCGATACCGAAAATAATCTATGTCAAAAACTCTGAAAATGGTAAGTACCTGTGGCACTTTTGGAATCACTCAGAAAATAAACCAGAAGCCATTTACCACCAAGCCATCCGATGTTTTGTGAGTGGGATTGAGATAGTGGCAAAAGAATTTCTTGAGAAAGAAGTGCTTAAACTCCGCATCCAAGTGCTAGCGGATAAACCGTATTCTATCCAGTCAGGGATTGATAGTATATTTTCTCGTTGCTTTTTGCTTAGTCTTGTTAAGCTATCCCCTGAGCAAGTAAAGGAACCGCTGACGATCGCTCTGAGGGGTAATGATACCTCAAAAGGTAATCCAGCTACGGTGTTCTGTTCCCTCTATGATAGTAGAGACCGCTATATATCCTATGATTGGGATGCTTCTGTTAATATCTACTCGATTGCCAATGCCTGCCAGTCACTTTTAAGTGGTCAGCCAATTTCACAACCAGGACCAGAGTCAGAGCCACAAACACAGCCACAGACCCGGGCACAACAATCGGAAGATTGGATCAAGTCCCACGAATCTTTTGAAATTCTAAAGCAGACGTCCAAGGAACTTCAACGGTTGCGGTGGTCAAAACAAGATGGAGTTAAATACCTACAACAGGTTTACGGGAAGATTTCCCGTCAGTTTCTGACACCTGAAGAATTGTTAGATTTCCTCAAGAGGCTACAAAGCTTTCCCACCCCTGACAATGAAAACATGGAAGAAACAGTTTTTTAGCAGAAAGATTTTAATTGGTATCCACAGCTACGATTCCGCAAAGCCGACGCGAGTCACGCGAACGCGCCCCGCGTGGCCTACGGCCTCAGCTTCCGCGCTTATGCGAACGCTTTCGCTCACTGGGGGCGATTGACCTTGGCCAAAAGGCCACGCGATCGCGTTTGGTCACGCTACGCGATTGACCTTGGCCAAAAGGCCACGCGATCGCGTTTGGTCACGCGGGGCGCGTTCGCTTTTTTTGAGGAAAGTAGCTCACGGAATTGAGCAATGGTATAAATCACAGTGGGATTATTAATAATGTAGTAGATCAGAGTAACTAGAAAGGTTAATGCAGGTGAGCAAACGGTATCCCGATAATGACCAACAAAGCCTATTAGAGACAGCAGAGTCTTATCTAAGGGAATCCGTTGCTCCCTTGGCTTCAGAAATTGATAGTGCTCCTGAGGTCTTACGAGAGGCTCTCAAGGGGATGAGCGTTCGCACTTTGCTAGGGCTAAGGATTCCCAAATCCTGGGGAGGTCTCGAAGTTAGTAGCACAATCTTTGGCTACTTCCAGCAACTGGTAGCACGGTATTCTGGTGCTTTGGCATTCTTGCAAATGCAACACCAGAGTGCTGGAGCAATGATCGCCTACTCTGAGAATGAATCGTTGAAGCAGCAGTATCTTCCTAAATTAGCCCAGGGTCAAGTGCTAGTTGGTATCGGTTTTTCCCAAGTGCGACGAACAGGTAACCCACTGGTGAAAGCTATTCCGGTAGATGGTGGATATCAGATCAGTGGAAAAGTGCCTTGGGTTACTGGGTTTAGCTTGTTTCAAGAGTTTGTCATTGGTGCAGTATTGCCTGATGGTCGAGAACTTTACGGTATGGTGCCATTGACTCCAATCTGCCAAGATGCAGGTGGTACTATTACCTTTAGCAAACCAATGGCACTGGGGGCGATGCAATCCACCAATACCGTTAGTGCTACCCTTATGGATTGGTTATTACCCGAAGAACGTGTGGTCTCGATTGCTAAAGCAGGTGCAATTCACGGAAATGACCAGAAAAAAGTTTTGTCTGCTGGTTTTTTGGCCCTAGGATGTGCCCAAGCTGGACTGGACATTGTAGAAGCGGCGGCCAAAACCAAGCAACTGGATTTTCTATACAATGCTTTTGAATCCCTCAACGGGGAATTGATTCGCTGCCAGACAGCTATGCTCGAAGCAGCACAAGGGGATTCTCAGACGTTTGAACAACGGCTACAACTGAGGACTTGGGCAATTAATTTAGCAGGAAGATGTGCTCAAGCAGCGGTTACTGTGTCTAGTGGTGCTGCTAACTACAAACACCATGCTGCCCAGCGAGTCTATCGGGAAGCTTTGGTATTCACTGTATCTGGTCAAACCACCGCTATGATGGAGGGAACTCTGGCTCGGTTGGTAAATGTTTCCTGTGGGTGAATCCTCCCTAAGCATTCAGCATTCAGCTATCAGCTATCAGCTAATGCATCCCATCCAAA includes:
- a CDS encoding acyl-CoA dehydrogenase family protein; translation: MQVSKRYPDNDQQSLLETAESYLRESVAPLASEIDSAPEVLREALKGMSVRTLLGLRIPKSWGGLEVSSTIFGYFQQLVARYSGALAFLQMQHQSAGAMIAYSENESLKQQYLPKLAQGQVLVGIGFSQVRRTGNPLVKAIPVDGGYQISGKVPWVTGFSLFQEFVIGAVLPDGRELYGMVPLTPICQDAGGTITFSKPMALGAMQSTNTVSATLMDWLLPEERVVSIAKAGAIHGNDQKKVLSAGFLALGCAQAGLDIVEAAAKTKQLDFLYNAFESLNGELIRCQTAMLEAAQGDSQTFEQRLQLRTWAINLAGRCAQAAVTVSSGAANYKHHAAQRVYREALVFTVSGQTTAMMEGTLARLVNVSCG